From Hoeflea sp. 108:
CTGCGCCCAGATCCAGAACTCGGATTCGAAGAACGCGCCGATGTCGTCGGAAGGGATCGAGCTCTTGTCGAGCAGCACGCGCACGAAGAAGGTGACCCCGAGCCCAAACAGCAGCCAGACCATGGCCTGGTCGATCACATTGCCGCGCACCAGGTCACGCAACTTCCAGGCGCCGCTCAGGACAATGCAGCCCATGCCGATATTGAGGGCATAGACGCGGATCTGGAGATTGTTGTCGACATAGTAGAAATAGCACAGCACGCCGACGATCGCGGCAAACCAGGCCGCGTGCAGGGCCAGCGGCATCGACCTGCCGGAGCGCGCAAGCACGCCCTCCACCAGAAGCAGCGGGCCTGCGGCATAAAGCATGGCGGAGACGATGGTGTTGTAGCCGATATCGGGCGGCCACAGGGCGAACTGCACGATGGTGCCGCCCCCGACCGCCGCGAATGCAAGCGCGAAAAACAGCAGGTGCCGCCGGCGGCGCTCCAGCAGCCATACGCAGAAGAACGTCGCTGCAAACAGCAGCAGCAGGGCCGAAGGGATGAATTTCAAGATTTTCCGCAGGCCTCTGGCGTCGTCGCTACTTCCGGTGGTCTTGCGGAGACTTACCGGCCCATAGGTAAACAAGACGATATCGAGGCTGGGTGAAGTCGGCCAAGAATGGTTGGGCCAGCAGCGCATGTAACGAGCCTGCTGTCCGGTGACTTGGGGCCGGGCATGCGCCCGGCCCCAAAAGCTCATTCGGCCGGCATCTCGGCGACGTTGCGGCCACGGCCGAGCGTCACCTGGGCGAGCGCAAACGCGATGACGGCGGAGATCGTGATTCCTGCGACCATCGGCAGCGGCGTGCCGTCGAAGAACAGCCCGGCCACCGCCATGGCGGCCGCGCCGATGGCGAAATGCAGCGTGCCCATCAGGGCCGAGGCCGTTCCGGCGATCTCGCCATGCTCTTCCATTGCCAGCACCGACGTCGTCGGAATGACGAGGCCGAGGAAGCCGTAGCCGACGAATAGAAGCGCGGCGAGAACGTCGAGGCGATCGACGCCCGAGGCGAAGACGGCAAGCAGCACCACCATCATCGTGGCGTAGCCGACGACAGCCACCCGCACCACGCGCTTCAACCCGAACCGCTCGGTCAGCCAGCCCGTCAGCTGCGACATGCCGATGAAGGCGACCGCATTGATCGAGAAGAACACGCTGTAGATCGACGGCGACAGCCCGTAGTGATCGATCAGGATAAAGGACGAGTTGGCGAGATAGACGAAGAAGCTGGCGATGCCGAAACCGCCGATCGCGGTCAGCCCGAGGAAATTGCGGTCGCCGAGCAGGAAGCGGTAGCCGACGAGCGCGCTGCGGATCGAGCTTTCGGCACGATGATCGGCCGGACGCGTTTCCTTGAGCGACGTTGCCAGAAGGACGACCGCCAGCACCGCAGCACCCGTCACCGTCCAGAACACGGCACGCCAGCCGAGACTTTCGATGATCAGGCTGCCGGTCAGCGGCGCAAGAATAGGCGACACGCTGAAGACGAGCATGAGCAGCGACATCAGGCGCGCTGCCTCGGTTCCGGTGTGCAGGTCACGCACGATTGCGCGCGGCACCACCATGCCGGCCGAGGCACCGAGGCCCTGCAGGAAACGGAAGGCGATCAGCCACTCGATGTTGGGGGCCACCGCCGCGCCGACGGCGCCGATGGCGAACAGCACGAGACCTATATAGAGCGGCGCCTTGCGGCCGATCATGTCGGAGATCGGGCCGACGACGATCTGCGCCAACCCCATGGACAGGAAGAACACCAGGAGGCTCATCTGAACGGCCGCGGTGCCTGCGTTGAGGTCGGCGCCGATGGTCGGCAGCGCTGGGAGATACATGTCGATGGCGAATGGGCCGATGGCCGACAAAAGGCCGAGCACGACCGCTACGCGGAGGAATTGGGGTGTCATGGCGTGATTCTTTCAGTCTGGTTTCGGTCGCAGTCGCGACACGCAATCCAAGGACGTTCGGCAATGCGAGTTTGCGACTCCTCCCGACCCGAAACTCGATTACGTCCAGATTTTTAGACATGCTTGTCCAAATCGTCAATCAGCTGTATATAGAAATGATGACACAAGCGACTGCTCCTGACATTTCCATCCTGCGCAGCCATTCTGCCAAGCGGCTCTCGATCCTCGACGCCGCGGCCCGCGTCTTTTGTCGGGAAGGCTTTGCCGGCGCCAATATCGACCTGATCGCAGCCGAAGCCGGCGTGTCCCGGCAGACCGTCTACAATCACCACGGCGACAAGGAGAACCTGCTGGTTGCGGTGGTTCGCGAGATCACCGAGCGCATCAATGTCGGCGTCTTCGACACGCTTGCCACCTTCCCCGACAAGCCTGTCGACCTCGAAGCCGAGCTCGTCGCCTTTGCGGTCAGGCTCAACCAGAACTGCCTGTGCAACCGCGACGGCAAGTTCCTGCGCAAGCTGTTGCAGACCGAGGGCGAGCGTTATCCCGAACTGTTCGCCGGCTGGCGTGACCAGGGTCCGGCCAAGACCTGGGCAGCACTGGCCGCCCGTTTCGCACGCCTGACGCTTGCCGGCTGGCTCGATCTCGACGATCCCGACGTCGCCGCGCGCCAGTTCCTGGCACTCGTCAATGCCGATCTGCAGATGGCATTGATCTTCGGCGACACCGTCTCCGAGGAGCAGCTCGAGGCAGCCGCGACCAATGCCGTGCGCTGCTTCCTGCGCGCCTATGGCAAGCGTCGCCCGATCGCGACATGACCAAGCTTCAATACGGCGC
This genomic window contains:
- a CDS encoding multidrug effflux MFS transporter, producing MTPQFLRVAVVLGLLSAIGPFAIDMYLPALPTIGADLNAGTAAVQMSLLVFFLSMGLAQIVVGPISDMIGRKAPLYIGLVLFAIGAVGAAVAPNIEWLIAFRFLQGLGASAGMVVPRAIVRDLHTGTEAARLMSLLMLVFSVSPILAPLTGSLIIESLGWRAVFWTVTGAAVLAVVLLATSLKETRPADHRAESSIRSALVGYRFLLGDRNFLGLTAIGGFGIASFFVYLANSSFILIDHYGLSPSIYSVFFSINAVAFIGMSQLTGWLTERFGLKRVVRVAVVGYATMMVVLLAVFASGVDRLDVLAALLFVGYGFLGLVIPTTSVLAMEEHGEIAGTASALMGTLHFAIGAAAMAVAGLFFDGTPLPMVAGITISAVIAFALAQVTLGRGRNVAEMPAE
- a CDS encoding TetR/AcrR family transcriptional regulator, encoding MTQATAPDISILRSHSAKRLSILDAAARVFCREGFAGANIDLIAAEAGVSRQTVYNHHGDKENLLVAVVREITERINVGVFDTLATFPDKPVDLEAELVAFAVRLNQNCLCNRDGKFLRKLLQTEGERYPELFAGWRDQGPAKTWAALAARFARLTLAGWLDLDDPDVAARQFLALVNADLQMALIFGDTVSEEQLEAAATNAVRCFLRAYGKRRPIAT